The DNA window GACTGCACCTCGTTTTTGAGGTCGCCGTCCATCATGCCGTCTCCGTCGTCGTCCCCGTCCGAATCGCCGACCCCGACGTTTTCGAGCGCGTCGGTGAACTCGTCGCTCTCGTTCCACAGGCTTCGGACGTCGGTGGACGACCACAGTTCGCGGAACTCGACGGCGCGTATCAGGCTTCGAACGTCGATGAGTTCCCCCGGGTCGCCCTCGTCAACGGCGTCCGGGGTGTCCTCCAACTCGATGACGTCCGGGAGTTCGGACAGTTCGACGACCTCGGGAACGTCGGTGAGGTCGAGTTCGTCGAGTACGTCCTCGCCCTCGTCCAGCACGTCCCAGAGTTTTTGCGCTTCGCGCGAGACGTCCTCGAACGAGTCGGCCGCCTCGAACGCCGCCGTCAGCCCGTCGAGTCCCGACCGCACGTCCTCGGTGAACGCGTCGATTCGGTCGCTATCCATCGGGCACCCCCCGACCGATGCGCAGTTCGAGGATGTAGTTGTTGTACGATGCGTTCGTGACTCGCGCGGCTTCCCAGTCGAGGGCGAGTCGTTTTATCGGTCGTTCGCCCTCGCGGACCTCCACGGTACCCGTCTCGGCGTCGAACGTGACCCCGAGGTCGTCCTTCGAAACGCCGGGGAGGTCGATTGTGACGACGAGTTCGCCGTCCTCCTCCCGGGTGTTCGTCAGGTATTTCTGTTGCCGCTGTCGGGACTGGCTCCGTTGCTTGCGCGGAGCGCCCGATTCGATTGATCCGACGGAGATTCCGTAGTTGATTTTCCCCCGTGGCGTGTCGCGGCCGCCAGTGTGTGCGCGTGTCGTGTCGTCGTCCGAGAGTTCGTTGGCCAGTCTGACCAGCCGTTCGATGAGTCCCATTATCGTTTCACCTCGACTTTCCCGCTTCGCAGTCGTTCGTGGGCCGTCTCCGCGACGTCGAGTCGTGTTTCGAGGGTCGCTTTCCGCTCTTCGTACTCCTCGTCCGACAACTCACCGAGTTCGTACAGCAGGTGCGTCTCCTTGAGTTCGTCCTGAATGCCCGCAACGTCGTACATCTCGTCCACCGCCAGCGAGTGAAGCACGTCCACCATCGACACCAGCGGTTTGAACAGCAGGTCGTCGACGATGATCATCGCTGGGCTCCGACGTGGATGTCCACGAAGTTGTACGGTGCCCACGGTCCCGTAAACTGGACGGTCAATTCCCCGTACTCGTCGCGTATCTCCCCCACTTCAGCCGCGAACGTCTCGCGGTCCTCGGTCGCCACGAGGTACGACCGGTTGAGGACGAGGCGGTCGCTGAACAGGTCGTCCTCCGTCTCGCTCTCGGCGACGGCCGCGAGTCGCTCGCCCACGTCCTCCCGAATTTCGTCGCGCGGCAACTCGTCGTCCTCCCCGGCCACGAGTTTGACGCCGAGTTCGACGTGTCCATCGACCTCGTTGAGCGCCTTCCTGAACGCGCGGCGTGCACCCCTGAGGACGCTCTTCAGGCTTCGGTTGTCTTTGAACGCCATGCCGAACTGCATCGGCACCACGGCGTCCACGTCGTCACGTTCGAGGACGTCCCGAAGTACCTCGTCGTGCGTCTTGCTATCCTCGTCGGTTCGCTCGGGGTCGGTCGTGTCGATGTCCGAGACGACGGCGGAGAGCGACCGGTACGTTACCGTGTACACCCGGTCGGCGTCACCGACGGTTTCAGTGTCGAACTCGAAATCGTTCTTCTCGACGACCCCGTAGACGTATCGGTTCGAACTCATCGTTTCATGGAGACGGTGCTCCTACGACTGGCAACCGACGTGACGTGCGTTAATAAGTCGTGTGGCGGAAAATGCAAGCATGCGCCGCTTTTGCCCCGTTTCGGCGGGTTGCTTGCGGCCCGACCGCTATTCGAAACGGGGCCGCGGTCGTCACTGGGCGGCTTTTCGCTGGTCGAGTTCGTCCATCAGGTCGTTGGCCAGCGCTTCGAGGTCCTCGTTCGAGAGTTGGTCGAGTTCGATTCCGTCCTCGAAATCGGTCTCCTCGTCGGCGTCCTCGGCATCGCTCTTTCCCTGCCGATTTTCGGATTCCTCCTCCGACGCCTGTTTTTCTTCCGTTTTCTCTTGGTCCGTCGATGCCCCGTTTTCATCGCTGGACCGTTCGTCTTCGCTCTCGGACTCCCGGTCTTCGTCTTCGCTCGCCGTCCGTTCGTCGTCCTCGCTTTCGCTCCCGCCGATGCCGCTCGCGGTGGCGATTATCTCCGTCGCCTCCTCCTTGCTCACTTCGAAGGCGTCCTGCACGCGCTCTCGGACCAGTCGTTCGCGTGCCTCTTCTTCCCCGTCC is part of the Haladaptatus paucihalophilus DX253 genome and encodes:
- the gvpH gene encoding gas vesicle protein GvpH, encoding MGLIERLVRLANELSDDDTTRAHTGGRDTPRGKINYGISVGSIESGAPRKQRSQSRQRQQKYLTNTREEDGELVVTIDLPGVSKDDLGVTFDAETGTVEVREGERPIKRLALDWEAARVTNASYNNYILELRIGRGVPDG
- the gvpG gene encoding gas vesicle protein GvpG encodes the protein MIIVDDLLFKPLVSMVDVLHSLAVDEMYDVAGIQDELKETHLLYELGELSDEEYEERKATLETRLDVAETAHERLRSGKVEVKR
- a CDS encoding GvpL/GvpF family gas vesicle protein yields the protein MSSNRYVYGVVEKNDFEFDTETVGDADRVYTVTYRSLSAVVSDIDTTDPERTDEDSKTHDEVLRDVLERDDVDAVVPMQFGMAFKDNRSLKSVLRGARRAFRKALNEVDGHVELGVKLVAGEDDELPRDEIREDVGERLAAVAESETEDDLFSDRLVLNRSYLVATEDRETFAAEVGEIRDEYGELTVQFTGPWAPYNFVDIHVGAQR